In Synechococcales cyanobacterium T60_A2020_003, the following proteins share a genomic window:
- a CDS encoding DedA family protein, which yields MSIEFVSLESLQELAHLYGYWTIFFGIMMENAGIPIPGETITLVGGFLAGSGELNYWWVLSVAIAGAVLGDSFGYWIGALGGWNLLVRMGRLFRISDEKLIELKKQFSDNAARAVFLGRFVALLRIFAGPLAGLAQMPYPKFLLYNFAGATVWASVMVSLAYFAGRVVPLATLITWVSQFAVLALLIVVGWIAALIWFETRRDRLEGQRD from the coding sequence ATGTCTATTGAGTTCGTTTCTCTAGAAAGTTTGCAAGAACTCGCCCATCTGTATGGGTACTGGACAATCTTCTTCGGCATCATGATGGAGAATGCTGGTATCCCAATTCCTGGAGAAACGATTACCCTTGTGGGTGGTTTCCTGGCAGGGAGTGGCGAGCTGAATTATTGGTGGGTTTTATCCGTTGCCATTGCAGGAGCTGTACTTGGCGATAGCTTTGGCTACTGGATTGGTGCTTTAGGGGGATGGAACCTGCTGGTACGGATGGGTCGGCTATTCCGTATTTCGGATGAAAAGTTGATTGAATTAAAGAAGCAGTTTAGCGATAACGCAGCTAGGGCCGTATTTCTGGGTCGTTTTGTGGCGCTCCTGCGAATCTTTGCGGGGCCGTTAGCAGGACTCGCCCAAATGCCTTACCCCAAGTTTTTGCTTTACAACTTTGCGGGGGCAACCGTGTGGGCATCGGTAATGGTCAGTTTGGCTTACTTTGCAGGGCGGGTTGTGCCCTTGGCAACGTTAATCACTTGGGTCAGTCAATTTGCCGTGCTGGCACTCCTGATTGTGGTGGGATGGATTGCGGCACTCATTTGGTTCGAAACGCGGCGCGATCGCTTGGAAGGCCAGAGAGATTAG